Below is a genomic region from Rhizobium sp. TH2.
TCCTGATTAGTAGCTCTGCTGGGTAGCAGGATCTTGCGTTACTGCTTGGTCCCGCGATCCAAACGAACAACGGGTCTGCAGACACCGCCATTGGTGACTACGCCGACTGCCTCGCTACGATCTCAAAATCGATTTCAATCATGGGCTCGACCGTCTCGCCAGAGATTCTCCGTAAAATCGACTGAGCGGCCTTGGTCCCGATCATACGCCGATCAATGCGGACTGTTGTCAGCGACGGATAAGTGTGAGGTGCGAAATCGAAGTCGCCGAACCCAACAATTGCGACATCCGCCGGAACTCTGCACCCCCTGGCGATCGCTTCCGTGAGCGCCCCATGCGCCACAACATCGGAACTTCCGAACACCGCAAGCGACCCCGTTCCCCGGCCCAGCAATTGACTGAGAGCTTTTCGTCCGTCGCCAAAGGTCGAGGGCGAGTTCATCTCGATTTCAGGTAGCTCCACCGTTGCCACATTAGAGAGCCGCTTTATGAATCCATCTCTGCGTTGAATAGCACGAGGATCGTTGGCGCCGATTTGCGCATAGCGGTCATAGCCCTTCGTCATAAGATATTCGGCGACCAAGGCTCCGACCTCATTGTGCGAAAACCCGACGGCGATATCACGCGGCGACGGCGTCGAATCCCAGATCTCAACGATTGGCAAGCCTGCCCCCGACAACATCGCTCGCGTTTCCTTCAGATGCGTGATGCCAGTCAGGATTGTGCCATCGGGCCGGCGCGCGAGGATGGCTCGCGTCAGTTCCATCTCCCGTTTGTGGTCATAACCTGACAGGCCGAGCAGGAGTTGATACCCCGCCGCGACGAGTTCGGCGTTCAAACCTTCGATCGCCTCAGCGAAGATAGTGCTGGACACCGATGGAACGATGGCCGCCACCAAGCGCGAGCGCCTTGAGGCGAGGCCGCCGGCCAGAAGGTTCGGCACATAGCCTGTCCTGGCGATGACGCGTTCGATAGCTTCAAGGGGGGTCGGGGTGTTTATCGCGCGGCTGCGCCAGTTTCGGCGCCCGCATTGTGGCTCGGTCCGGATCGACGAGACCTACGTCAAGATCCGCGGCAAGTGGCGTTACCTGTATCGTGCCATCGATAAGCACGGAAACCCGATTGACTTCCTGTCGCTGGAAATCTGGCTACCGAAGCTCCTCCTCGACCGCCTGTCTGATAGCGCCAACGACATAGCTGACGAGCCCGCCCCCGGCTGCTTGCGCGAGCACATCCCGACTGATGTCCTTCTTCTCAGCATCCGCGAGAAGATCCTCGACAAGGTGTAATGCGTCCGCCTGCTGAGTGCCGCTGTTGATATGTTCCGATTTCCAATGTTGAAGGAATTGTTCAGCCTTCATTGCTTGGACCTCCTTTGCGGTGCAAATCGTTAAGGGCAGAAATGGTTGCCAATGTGACGCCGGCGAGTTTGCCCTCTTCGATCTGGACGAAAAGCCGATAGTCTGAAAAGACAGGCGCTCGACCCTTGCGGGGAGCGCCGCCCTGTCAGACCCGGACAGCCTTTCGGCGTCTATGGATCGACCTGTCGAATGGAAGACAGCGACAATAGGACGGAACAGGCCAGCCTTCGCGGCTGCGGGAATCGCGGCGCATGGTCTTAATTCCTTGCGGTGCAATGGCCGACCCCGCTCGTCTTCCACCTCAATCCCGTTCGCCGCGGGTTAGAGCTTATTGCGCCTTGGAGAGTTTCTTCACCTGGTCCAGGTGCATTTCCAGCGTGGGCAGGGTTTTCTTCGCAAATTCGCCCAACGGGATCGTCAGGCTTTTCAGCATAAGTGCGGAAGAGATCGACAGCCTCCACGTGAGCACTTTCCTGCATTGAAACATACGCGGCGTCGAAATCCTGATCGCCTATACCTTCCAACTGGTGGAGCTCGTCGCGATGCTTGGTCGTGAGTTCGGATGCCGGCGCCTCTTCGCCTTCCTTCTTAAGGGTCGCCATAAATTCCTCGCCGGCTTTCGTGTGATCGGCGATCATCTGTTCGGCGAAAGCCTTGACCTCCGGAGACGTCGCCTTGTCGACCGCGAGTTTGGACGAGTCTATTTCCAGCTTGGTGCTGCTCAAAACCATCTTCACGAATGTCGCCTTATCCGCGGCGAAGCCACTGCCGGCCAACGCGACGGAAATCAAAAGGGCACTGATGAATTTCATGGTTGTGGTCTCCTGTGGGTTAGACTCAGAGACCTTTGCGCCATGGGTGGCGCGACCTTTGAGTGGAGCCAGCGCAACAATTCGAGCGAAAAATCGTTCCATGTCCGAAGCGCCGTTCTGAACTCATGGAGACAGGTTGTTTGCTGCAGGAGAGACTCACATCGGCCCGAGAGCCAGATTTTATCTCTTGTCGCGCGACTTGCTGAACTCAATGGGCTGTTGGCAGTTCATAGGCCGATATTCATGGCGGGTTTGCACCAGTATCGAAGGAGAGAGACAGATGCCGATTACCTATCACGTTGGTGAGCACGATGGCGGTTTTGGATATCGTCTGGGCGACGTATGGTCCGAGACGTTTCCTGATCATGACAGCGCGTTCGCCGCGGCCAAATCTGCAGCGGCGCGGCAGCAGCTCGGCGGTGTAGATACTGATATCACCTACCAGCTATCCGACGGACGTTGGCAAACCGAACGTGCCGAGGGCGGCGACCGTCCGGCCACCGATGTCGTTGATGATCGAACGGAGCCCACATCATGAGAACGATTACGGGATCCTGCCGATGCGCACAAGTGCAGATCACGGTCCGCGGCGAACCCAAAAGAATCGGCATATGTCATTGCACCGACTGCAGACAAGAAAGCGGATCGGCATTTACGTTTTTCGGCGTTTGGCCTGCCGCGAAGTTCGAGCATCTGGGCGAGACGGCAGGCTTTCGTGGCAGGCAATTTTGTCCCACTTGCGGCTCCCGACTGTTCTCCGCCGATGACGGAGAAGCGGAAATCAAGCTCGGAATACTCGCGGAGGCGCCGACAAAACTGACCCCGACCTATGAGCTCTGGATCAAACGTCGTGAACGTTGGCTTCGACCGGTCGAAGGCGCGGAGCAGTATCAGGAGGATCGCAAATGAGCGAATTGTGGACCGGTGGCTGTCTTTGCGGCGCGATGAGATATGAATTTCAAGGAGATCCGCCCTACAGCGGATATTGCCATTGCAACATGTGCAAGCGCGCCACGGGCGGCGCATTTGCGGTTCTCGTACAGGCCCGGAGAGGCCACCTGAAATGGACGAAGGGACAACCCTCGGAGTTTCGGTCGTCTCCCATTGCGACCCGAGGCTTTTGTCCTGAATGCGGGACGCCACTCTATCTCCAATATGATGATGACGAGCTAATCAGATTGACAGCCGGTTCGCTCGATCATCCAGAAGGCATTCGCCCGGCCGGCCATTACGGCGTCGAAAGCCGGCTAGCTTGGGCGGACAATGGCCCTGATCTTCCAGAGGAGGAAACGAAGGAACAATTCTGATCGAGCGTCGCTGGCAAGCTCTGGCCGATATTTTTCCCAGTGTTGGGAACCGCCGGGACAAAAGAGGGTTTTAGGTGCGGCGCAACAAAGGAGCCTTTTCATGGCCAAGACCCCAATCGGCGAGCCCATCCCCGTTGGCAACCTGCCGTCCCCGATCGAAGACAAACAGCCGGCATCTATGACCGCCGACGGCCTGCCGTCTCTGCGGGAGAATACCCAACCAGAGCCCCGGCCCGCCGATAATCTGCCTTCCCTGGCGGAGGACGTCCAGTCGGCACTACCCGTCTCTGAAGCTACTTCGGTCAGCGGATCGTCCGACCTGATGCAGATGAGCTGGCATCTTGCGCTGCT
It encodes:
- a CDS encoding DUF4142 domain-containing protein → MKFISALLISVALAGSGFAADKATFVKMVLSSTKLEIDSSKLAVDKATSPEVKAFAEQMIADHTKAGEEFMATLKKEGEEAPASELTTKHRDELHQLEGIGDQDFDAAYVSMQESAHVEAVDLFRTYAEKPDDPVGRICEENPAHAGNAPGPGEETLQGAISSNPRRTGLRWKTSGVGHCTARN
- a CDS encoding GFA family protein: MRTITGSCRCAQVQITVRGEPKRIGICHCTDCRQESGSAFTFFGVWPAAKFEHLGETAGFRGRQFCPTCGSRLFSADDGEAEIKLGILAEAPTKLTPTYELWIKRRERWLRPVEGAEQYQEDRK
- a CDS encoding substrate-binding domain-containing protein codes for the protein MPNLLAGGLASRRSRLVAAIVPSVSSTIFAEAIEGLNAELVAAGYQLLLGLSGYDHKREMELTRAILARRPDGTILTGITHLKETRAMLSGAGLPIVEIWDSTPSPRDIAVGFSHNEVGALVAEYLMTKGYDRYAQIGANDPRAIQRRDGFIKRLSNVATVELPEIEMNSPSTFGDGRKALSQLLGRGTGSLAVFGSSDVVAHGALTEAIARGCRVPADVAIVGFGDFDFAPHTYPSLTTVRIDRRMIGTKAAQSILRRISGETVEPMIEIDFEIVARQSA
- a CDS encoding GFA family protein, which encodes MSELWTGGCLCGAMRYEFQGDPPYSGYCHCNMCKRATGGAFAVLVQARRGHLKWTKGQPSEFRSSPIATRGFCPECGTPLYLQYDDDELIRLTAGSLDHPEGIRPAGHYGVESRLAWADNGPDLPEEETKEQF